In a single window of the Deltaproteobacteria bacterium genome:
- a CDS encoding ribbon-helix-helix domain-containing protein, whose amino-acid sequence MSTIKIAITIEESLLQKLDRLVQSKVFPNRSKAFQRAVEEKIARLDRSRLARECANLDMKDERSLAEEGFTPEIDQWPRY is encoded by the coding sequence ATGAGTACCATAAAAATAGCTATAACAATTGAAGAATCCCTGCTCCAGAAGCTGGACAGGTTGGTACAGTCAAAAGTATTTCCCAACCGCAGCAAAGCCTTTCAACGAGCCGTAGAAGAAAAAATCGCTCGCCTGGATCGGTCCCGTCTTGCACGAGAATGCGCTAACTTGGATATGAAAGACGAACGATCACTTGCTGAAGAGGGTTTTACACCGGAGATCGACCAATGGCCAAGATATTGA
- a CDS encoding type II toxin-antitoxin system PemK/MazF family toxin, producing MAKILRGDIFWANLDPAKGYEQSGERPVLILSHDVFNERSGTVIAMALTSQPQKAGFPLTFELSNPELPKKSWVKISQIRTFSTSRLGKRITTISPEEIDLIIEGLNEIIGG from the coding sequence ATGGCCAAGATATTGAGGGGAGATATTTTCTGGGCGAATTTAGATCCAGCGAAAGGATATGAACAATCCGGTGAACGCCCTGTCTTAATACTCAGTCATGATGTGTTTAATGAGAGGTCCGGCACCGTTATAGCCATGGCGCTGACGAGTCAACCCCAAAAAGCAGGCTTCCCTTTAACCTTCGAACTGTCAAATCCGGAACTCCCCAAAAAGTCCTGGGTTAAAATTAGCCAAATTCGTACTTTTTCAACTTCACGCCTTGGGAAAAGGATTACCACAATATCTCCTGAAGAGATCGATTTAATTATTGAAGGGCTAAACGAAATAATTGGGGGTTAA
- a CDS encoding restriction endonuclease: MPATDRIDGTTKRSKKWKLVEQIVAIVFQAPDVRVQKNVRLPALRRRGGRGGMREIDVLITGSLAGQPIHLAVECKHHNRRTDSPQIDTFVGKLMDVGLPTQTSIFVSTAGFTQPAVERAQEVGMRTLVLAGAEFSEAKDLIFDAIQSHVFMACALKELTFNTDEMIEGGSFQHMQYYDIDGNYKGSIADLLWAAWLRGTPPLICGSHVYRMEIPDDWKYLADGRKNSINNIQVKYEVSALTFQLKGEGRAYQLVDALTRATERRTLRVKFPAGLFDAAPNVFKTEEALRGFLSAPARASVTIGRIRLPKLIMNQGVLWPVPSTVIEQLMRLQPDDGQKEFLQFTMSAFNNFWDFDEVYAQVVRKLQTGLSISMKVQPM; this comes from the coding sequence ATGCCTGCTACTGACAGAATCGATGGCACTACAAAGAGATCGAAGAAATGGAAGCTCGTCGAACAGATCGTGGCTATCGTCTTTCAGGCTCCCGATGTACGGGTTCAGAAAAATGTGCGACTCCCTGCGCTTAGGCGACGTGGAGGTAGAGGTGGCATGCGCGAAATCGACGTGCTGATCACCGGCAGCCTTGCCGGGCAGCCAATCCATCTGGCGGTCGAATGCAAACATCATAACAGGAGAACTGATTCGCCACAGATCGACACTTTTGTTGGCAAGCTAATGGATGTCGGTCTCCCAACCCAAACGAGTATCTTCGTATCAACTGCCGGATTCACTCAACCGGCAGTTGAACGAGCTCAAGAAGTCGGAATGAGAACTCTTGTCTTGGCAGGGGCCGAGTTTTCAGAGGCCAAGGATCTCATTTTTGATGCAATTCAGTCACACGTTTTTATGGCCTGTGCGTTAAAAGAACTCACCTTTAACACCGATGAGATGATTGAGGGCGGCTCATTCCAGCACATGCAGTACTACGACATAGATGGAAATTATAAGGGGTCTATCGCCGATCTACTTTGGGCGGCTTGGCTTAGGGGAACTCCTCCTCTGATTTGCGGAAGTCACGTCTACCGCATGGAAATACCCGATGACTGGAAGTATCTGGCGGACGGTCGTAAGAACTCCATAAACAACATTCAGGTTAAATACGAAGTTTCAGCCTTGACTTTTCAGCTAAAAGGGGAGGGGAGGGCATATCAGTTAGTTGACGCGCTCACGAGAGCTACAGAGCGCCGAACTTTGCGCGTGAAGTTTCCTGCGGGGCTCTTCGATGCAGCTCCGAATGTCTTCAAAACGGAAGAAGCCTTGCGTGGGTTCCTCTCCGCTCCTGCCCGTGCTTCGGTCACTATTGGGCGTATAAGACTACCAAAGCTGATCATGAACCAGGGGGTACTTTGGCCAGTGCCCTCCACGGTAATCGAGCAACTCATGCGACTACAACCTGATGACGGTCAGAAGGAGTTCTTGCAGTTTACTATGAGTGCGTTCAACAACTTCTGGGACTTCGACGAAGTATACGCTCAGGTTGTGAGGAAATTGCAGACCGGCCTGAGTATCAGTATGAAGGTGCAGCCAATGTAG
- a CDS encoding restriction endonuclease, with protein sequence MAKKNQSILDMLALFPWWVSVALSGISYLILKYFIPSIEIQQKGPADITYMLFKGLATAAPSLAPIIALILLIPTPISVINYWRKRKLLDKQESIDTVRNLNWKEFEELVGEAYRRQGYTVYENTSAGPDGGIDLTLKKNGELILVQCKQWRNIKVGVDKVRELYGVQISQNANRSILMTSGFFTQEAKNFAANKPIDLVEGFQLFEFIKNVQRDRKAAPTVTKTSVVCPECGSEMVLRTARKGANVGQQFWGCSRFPACRAIKNYTASS encoded by the coding sequence ATGGCAAAAAAGAATCAATCAATTCTCGACATGCTGGCTCTGTTTCCGTGGTGGGTTAGTGTAGCGTTATCTGGCATTTCATATCTGATTCTCAAATACTTCATACCCTCAATAGAAATTCAGCAAAAGGGGCCAGCAGACATAACATATATGCTGTTCAAAGGGCTGGCTACTGCCGCGCCCTCGCTTGCTCCGATAATTGCACTAATTTTGTTAATTCCTACTCCCATTTCGGTAATTAATTATTGGCGGAAGCGTAAACTTTTAGATAAGCAGGAATCCATTGATACCGTTCGTAATTTAAACTGGAAGGAATTTGAAGAATTAGTGGGGGAAGCTTACCGGCGTCAAGGATATACGGTATATGAAAATACCAGTGCTGGACCTGATGGCGGCATTGATTTGACATTGAAAAAGAATGGCGAACTGATCCTTGTTCAATGTAAGCAATGGCGAAATATCAAGGTCGGTGTTGACAAAGTTCGCGAGTTATACGGCGTTCAGATTTCTCAAAATGCAAATAGGTCAATTTTAATGACTTCTGGTTTCTTTACTCAAGAGGCGAAGAATTTTGCAGCAAACAAACCAATCGATTTGGTCGAAGGCTTTCAACTGTTTGAATTTATCAAGAACGTTCAGCGTGATCGTAAAGCAGCGCCAACTGTTACAAAAACATCTGTTGTCTGTCCAGAATGCGGCAGTGAAATGGTGTTAAGGACTGCACGAAAAGGAGCAAACGTTGGCCAACAATTCTGGGGCTGTTCAAGGTTTCCTGCTTGTCGTGCAATAAAAAATTACACGGCATCGAGCTGA
- a CDS encoding pyridoxamine 5'-phosphate oxidase family protein codes for MRNSIKTIGNLIDKASVSIISSVDEDGFPNSKAMLPPRKREGIKHIFFTTNTSSMRVRQYLNNPKACLYFFDKRFFKGVMLRGTMEVLHDSASKEMIWKPGDEMYYPKGITDPDYCVLRFTAQNGRYYSNFKSENFEVG; via the coding sequence ATGAGAAATTCGATCAAAACAATTGGCAATCTGATCGACAAAGCAAGCGTATCTATAATCAGTTCCGTTGATGAAGACGGTTTTCCTAATTCAAAAGCGATGCTTCCACCGAGGAAAAGGGAAGGCATAAAGCATATCTTCTTCACGACGAATACATCCTCAATGAGGGTAAGGCAATATCTCAATAACCCGAAAGCTTGCTTGTATTTCTTTGATAAACGATTCTTCAAGGGCGTTATGCTTAGGGGAACTATGGAAGTCCTGCATGATAGCGCATCTAAGGAAATGATCTGGAAGCCTGGTGACGAGATGTATTATCCAAAGGGTATAACTGATCCCGATTACTGCGTACTCAGGTTCACAGCTCAAAACGGAAGGTATTACAGCAATTTTAAATCTGAGAATTTTGAAGTTGGGTAG
- a CDS encoding flavodoxin family protein codes for MMIIGINGSPRKNWNTATLLTKALEGAASQGADTELVHLYDLAFKGCMSCFACKIIDGPHNGRCALKDDLSPILKKIEDETDAIILGTPIYFGAMTGEMRSFMERLLFAPLVYSKPPRSAFPRRIRTGIIYTMNATEEMCAERGYGAMFSSTEAYFRMVFGEAETFCCYDTYQFPDYSKVVMEYMDPAKKAVRRKAEFPDDCRKAFEFGCRIASKA; via the coding sequence ATGATGATCATTGGTATCAACGGAAGCCCGAGAAAGAACTGGAATACGGCGACCCTGCTGACGAAGGCTCTCGAAGGCGCTGCTTCACAAGGGGCTGATACCGAGTTGGTGCACCTGTACGATCTTGCCTTCAAGGGATGCATGAGTTGCTTCGCATGCAAAATCATTGATGGGCCGCACAACGGAAGATGTGCGCTGAAGGATGACCTTAGCCCGATACTCAAAAAGATCGAGGACGAAACCGATGCGATTATCTTGGGAACACCTATATACTTCGGAGCAATGACCGGTGAGATGCGCTCATTCATGGAACGACTTCTGTTTGCCCCCCTCGTATATTCTAAACCGCCCCGGTCTGCATTTCCGCGGAGGATCAGGACGGGAATCATCTACACCATGAACGCGACCGAGGAGATGTGCGCCGAACGCGGTTATGGGGCGATGTTCAGTTCCACTGAGGCATACTTTCGCATGGTCTTCGGTGAGGCTGAAACCTTCTGCTGCTATGATACCTATCAGTTTCCGGACTATTCTAAGGTCGTTATGGAGTATATGGACCCGGCCAAGAAGGCAGTACGACGTAAGGCGGAGTTTCCGGATGACTGCCGGAAAGCGTTCGAGTTCGGTTGCCGGATCGCTTCAAAGGCATAA